TTCTTGCAATATTTCTAATATTCTGGACAAAACGATCGCCCTTCTGATTTTTAGATAAAGATATTCGTCCGAATGATAAATCCCGTTTTCTTCCAGGGAATTTAAGTAGTGAAAAACGGATTCGAATTCGTTGAGGCCGGTACTCGCAGAATATAACATACGATCGATGGAACGTAAAACCGTCTTATACGCGCCCTTTCCCTCCAAATCGAAAAGCACTTGGGCCTCCACCCAACCGCTCAATCCGGAAGAATCGGATACGAAACGAAAGTTACGATCGTTTTGTTTTTCGTTTTTGCTCTGAACGATTTCCCCAAAACCTAGGCGACGAAGAATTTCCGATTTTTTATCCGGAAATAAATAAAGGGGGGAATTCGGCTTAAGAACCAACCGATCCCCTCCCCAAAGATACGGGACAGCCATAAAAAAGATGAGGACCAGAACGATCCGTCTCATTGTTTACTTGCTCAGATCCCGTATCATTTCGGCGATTCTTTCGACTCCGCGTTTTATATCCGTTTCACCCATCGCATAGGAAAGTCTAAGAGCGTGGTCTTCTCCGAAGGCGATTCCCGGAACTCCCGCTACTTTATACTTTTCTAATAGAACACTGCAGAAGATTTTACTCAGAGATGTTTCAGAAGTTTCCTTTTTTAGTTTTTCAAAACCTGGAGTTTTATATACTTCCGTTAAATACGGAAACACATAGAACGCTCCTTGGGGATGATTGCATTTCACACCCGGAATTGAATTTAAAAGGGAAACGATCAAATTTCTTCTCTCTTCAAAAGCCTTTCTCATCTCTTCCACACAAACCTGATCTCCTGCAATCGCTGCTTCCGCCGCCGCTTGGGAAACCGAAGAAGGATTGGAAGTGGACTGACTTTGAATCGTTTCCATATTCTTTACGATGTCGATATCGCCCGCGCCGTAACCGATTCTCCAACCGGTCATGGAATAGGTTTTGGAAACCCCGTTGACGATAAAAGTTTGTTTTTTAAGTTCGGGAGACAACATTGCAAGATTGGAAAACGTAAATCCGTCGTAGACGATCTTTTCATAGATATCGTCACTCATCACTTGAATTCCAGCAGAAAGTACGATTTCTCCCAAAACTTCCAAATCCTTTTTAGAATAACCGGCCCCCGTCGGATTGGAAGGGGAATTTAAGATCAAACATTTTGTCTTAGGAGTGATCGCCTTCTTCAATTGCTCCGGAGTGATTTGAAAGTTACTTTCCGGAGTGGTAGTAACAATCACAGGGACGCCCTCCGCCAAACGAACGATATCCGCATAACTGACCCAATACGGCGCCGGAATAATGACTTCGTCTCCCGCGTTTAAAGTTGCCAAAAAATAATTGTAGATAACTTGCTTTCCGCCCGTTCCAGCGATGACTTGATTTTTTTCGTAATTGAGCCCGTTATCTCTCTTGAATTTATGAACGATGGCTTCTTTAAGTTCAACCGTTCCAGAAACAGCCGTATAACGCGTCATTCCCTTATCAATCGCTTTCTTTGCGGCGTCTCTGATATGGGACGGAGTTTCGAAATCGGGCTCCCCAGCTCCGAAACTGACAATATCTTCTCCCTTTTTTTTCAACTCGTTCGCCTTAGCGGTAATCACGAGTGTGGGAGAAGGTTCGATGACGTTCAGCCTTTTTGCGCTGAGATCCATTCTGTTCCCCTTTTTATATTTTTGACTTTGATTCTTTTTTTCTAACGGAAAGAATCAGACATTGTTCAGTTGCAGCTGAGCCAATTCTTCCTGAGCTTCTCTAAATTGATCCAAAGTATAAATTTCGTATTCGTATCCCTGTTCGGTGAGAAACAACTGGCGATTCTGACCGAAACGCTCCTCATTCGTATCCCTCGATATAAGAGAATAAAATACGGCCGTGTTATCATGTCCCTTGGGTCTCAGAATTCGGCCCAATCTCTGTGCCTCTTCCTGTCTAGAACCGAAAGTGCCCGAAACCTGAATCGCAATATTCGCATCCGGAAGATCGATCGAAAAGTTTGCCACCTTACTGACTACGAGAGACTTGATCTTACCGGAACGAAAAGAATCGTACAAAGTCTGTCTCTCCGGAAGCGGAGTTTTACCCGTAATCAAAGGAATATTAAATTTCTTTGATATTTCTTCCAACTGATTGATATATTGTCCGATCACAAGCAAATGAGACTCGGAATGTTTTTTCATGATGAGATCGATTGCTTTCATCTTTTCTGGATTTTCGGAAGCGAGTCTGAACTTCTCGCGGTCGTCCGCAATGGAATACTTCAAGCGTAGATCATCTTCCATACTCACTCGGATTTCCTTACACTTCGCCTCCGCGATCCAAGATTTACTTTCGAGCTCCTTCCAAGGAACGTCGTATTTTTTCGGCCCAATAAGAGAGAATACGTCTTCTTCCAGACCATCTTCTCTTACGAGAGTCGCGGTCAGTCCGAGTCTTCTTTTTGCCTGAAGCTCAGAAGTCATTCGGAACACCGGAGCGGGAAGCAGATGGACCTCGTCGTAAACGATAAGTCCCCAGTTATTCGCACTGAATAGATGAAAATGTGTAAAATCCCCGCCCTTCTTTTTTCTATGGGTGAGAATGTTGTACGTCGCGATTGTAATTGGACGGATTTCTTTGACTTCACCGGAATATTCCCCGATGTCCTCGGGAGGAATATCGGTTTTATCCAAAATTTCGTTTCTCCACTGACGGATCGAAAGTGTGTTCGTAACCAAAATCAAGGTCTCGGCTCCGACGATTTGCATTACACCAATTCCCACGATGGTCTTACCGGCCCCGCAAGGAAGTACCACAACGCCAGAACCTCCCTCGTTACCGCCTCCCGCATGGAATACTTCCACACAGGCTCTTTGGTAATCTCGCATCCCAAACTTTTTACCGGTGTTACTCGTAGGTTTCAGGTTAAAGCCGTATTTATTTCCCTCGTCGTAACCGGCAAGATCTTCCACGGGAAAACCGATTTTGATCAACGCTTGTTTTATGTGACCGCGGTATTCTTTTTTGATATAAATTTTATCGGGAAAAACAGTTTCAATAAACGGTTGTACCGCTCTATGATTTCCGATCTCTTGAAGAAATCCTTTTTCATTCGATAGGATTGCAAGCTCTCCAGACTCTTCCTTGACGAGTTTTACCTTACCGTACCTACTAATCTGTTCGCGGATTTCATTTACGATGTTTTTCGGGACGGAATATCTGGAAAACTTCTCCAAACATTCTACAATTTCATCCGCAGTCATTTTGATCGATGCCGCATTCCAAAGGGAAAGTGGAGAAATTCTGTATGTGTGAAGGTATTCCGGACTTTTTTCTAACTCAGCAAATTTGGAAACTATAC
The nucleotide sequence above comes from Leptospira weilii. Encoded proteins:
- a CDS encoding pyridoxal phosphate-dependent aminotransferase, yielding MDLSAKRLNVIEPSPTLVITAKANELKKKGEDIVSFGAGEPDFETPSHIRDAAKKAIDKGMTRYTAVSGTVELKEAIVHKFKRDNGLNYEKNQVIAGTGGKQVIYNYFLATLNAGDEVIIPAPYWVSYADIVRLAEGVPVIVTTTPESNFQITPEQLKKAITPKTKCLILNSPSNPTGAGYSKKDLEVLGEIVLSAGIQVMSDDIYEKIVYDGFTFSNLAMLSPELKKQTFIVNGVSKTYSMTGWRIGYGAGDIDIVKNMETIQSQSTSNPSSVSQAAAEAAIAGDQVCVEEMRKAFEERRNLIVSLLNSIPGVKCNHPQGAFYVFPYLTEVYKTPGFEKLKKETSETSLSKIFCSVLLEKYKVAGVPGIAFGEDHALRLSYAMGETDIKRGVERIAEMIRDLSK
- a CDS encoding DNA repair helicase XPB, whose product is MSKPLIVQSDRTMLLEVDNPEFEACQSIVSKFAELEKSPEYLHTYRISPLSLWNAASIKMTADEIVECLEKFSRYSVPKNIVNEIREQISRYGKVKLVKEESGELAILSNEKGFLQEIGNHRAVQPFIETVFPDKIYIKKEYRGHIKQALIKIGFPVEDLAGYDEGNKYGFNLKPTSNTGKKFGMRDYQRACVEVFHAGGGNEGGSGVVVLPCGAGKTIVGIGVMQIVGAETLILVTNTLSIRQWRNEILDKTDIPPEDIGEYSGEVKEIRPITIATYNILTHRKKKGGDFTHFHLFSANNWGLIVYDEVHLLPAPVFRMTSELQAKRRLGLTATLVREDGLEEDVFSLIGPKKYDVPWKELESKSWIAEAKCKEIRVSMEDDLRLKYSIADDREKFRLASENPEKMKAIDLIMKKHSESHLLVIGQYINQLEEISKKFNIPLITGKTPLPERQTLYDSFRSGKIKSLVVSKVANFSIDLPDANIAIQVSGTFGSRQEEAQRLGRILRPKGHDNTAVFYSLISRDTNEERFGQNRQLFLTEQGYEYEIYTLDQFREAQEELAQLQLNNV